A genomic region of Persephonella sp. contains the following coding sequences:
- a CDS encoding type II toxin-antitoxin system VapC family toxin has protein sequence MKNIKVIDANIILRYLLDDNEELSRKARDLVDQAIGLKIEILIKEIVIAEVVYVLEKFYKVNRKEIADVLERLISLRGIKTENKEFVKRALKIYSEKKLDFVDCILCAMGEDYHIETFDKKLKRCISG, from the coding sequence TTGAAAAACATAAAAGTGATTGATGCAAATATAATACTAAGATACTTACTTGATGATAATGAGGAGTTATCAAGGAAAGCCAGAGATTTGGTAGATCAAGCGATAGGCTTAAAGATAGAAATCTTGATAAAAGAGATTGTGATTGCTGAAGTTGTTTATGTTCTTGAAAAGTTTTATAAGGTGAACAGAAAAGAGATAGCAGATGTATTAGAGAGACTTATTTCTTTAAGGGGTATAAAAACTGAAAATAAGGAATTTGTAAAAAGAGCATTAAAAATTTATTCAGAAAAAAAGCTTGATTTTGTAGATTGTATTCTTTGTGCAATGGGGGAAGATTACCATATAGAAACTTTTGATAAAAAGTTAAAAAGGTGTATATCGGGTTAA